A section of the Streptomyces sp. V3I8 genome encodes:
- a CDS encoding M4 family metallopeptidase encodes MTTHGGFEPVFCTIVPPHVLDTLARAQNPAIAAKARRTLQQDAYERTSRRLTTVLGAPALAPPAGAAEDRPTRTIHDARHKQDLPGRKVRGEGDRPGKDATVNRAYAGLGATFDLFSKTYHRNSVNGEGLPLNATVHFGEDYNNAFWNGEQMVFGDGDGEIFLDFTIPVDVIGHELAHGVTQYTANLTYFGQPGALNEHFSDVFGSLIKQYTLGQTAADADWLIGAGLLAPSVTGTALRSMKAPGTAYDDDVLGKDPQPATMDDYVRTGRDNGGVHINSGIPNHAFYLAASALAGHAWERAGQIWYDVLTGGELGSEASFTDFAALTLAQARTSYGEGEELQAVTKAWEQVKVPTR; translated from the coding sequence ATGACGACACACGGGGGCTTCGAGCCCGTCTTCTGCACCATCGTCCCGCCCCACGTCCTGGACACCCTGGCCCGGGCGCAGAACCCGGCGATCGCCGCCAAGGCGCGCCGCACCCTCCAGCAGGACGCCTACGAGCGCACCAGCCGCCGGCTGACCACCGTGCTGGGCGCCCCCGCCCTGGCCCCGCCCGCCGGCGCCGCCGAGGACAGGCCCACCCGCACGATCCACGACGCACGGCACAAGCAGGACCTCCCCGGCCGGAAGGTCCGCGGCGAGGGCGACAGGCCCGGCAAGGACGCCACCGTCAACCGTGCGTACGCCGGCCTGGGCGCCACCTTCGACCTGTTCTCGAAGACGTACCACCGCAACTCGGTCAACGGCGAGGGCCTGCCGCTGAACGCCACCGTCCACTTCGGCGAGGACTACAACAACGCCTTCTGGAACGGCGAGCAGATGGTGTTCGGCGACGGTGACGGCGAGATCTTCCTCGACTTCACGATCCCGGTCGACGTCATCGGCCACGAACTCGCGCACGGCGTCACCCAGTACACGGCGAACCTCACCTACTTCGGCCAGCCGGGCGCTCTCAACGAGCACTTCTCGGACGTCTTCGGCTCGCTCATCAAGCAGTACACGCTGGGCCAGACCGCCGCCGACGCCGACTGGCTGATCGGCGCGGGCCTGCTCGCCCCGAGCGTCACGGGCACGGCCCTGCGGTCGATGAAGGCCCCCGGGACGGCGTACGACGACGACGTGCTCGGCAAGGACCCGCAGCCCGCAACGATGGACGACTACGTCCGCACCGGCCGCGACAACGGCGGCGTGCACATCAACTCCGGCATCCCCAACCACGCCTTCTACCTGGCCGCGAGCGCGCTCGCCGGGCACGCCTGGGAGCGGGCCGGGCAGATCTGGTACGACGTGCTGACCGGCGGCGAGCTGGGCTCGGAGGCGAGTTTCACGGACTTCGCGGCGCTCACCCTGGCGCAGGCCCGCACCTCGTACGGCGAGGGCGAGGAACTCCAGGCCGTCACGAAGGCCTGGGAACAGGTGAAGGTGCCGACCCGGTGA
- a CDS encoding MmcQ/YjbR family DNA-binding protein: MTPQELRTLCLSFDAAVEEFPFTPETSVFKVLGKMFALSSLETRPLKVNLKCDPEDAVRLRGEHEGLIAPGWHMNKRHWNTVTADGALPDRLVRELVEDSYDLVVAKLPRAERLRLDRA; this comes from the coding sequence GTGACCCCGCAGGAGCTGCGCACGCTGTGCCTGTCCTTCGATGCCGCCGTGGAGGAGTTCCCCTTCACCCCGGAGACCTCGGTCTTCAAGGTGCTGGGGAAGATGTTCGCGCTCAGCTCCCTGGAGACCAGGCCCCTCAAGGTCAACCTGAAGTGCGACCCCGAGGACGCGGTGCGGCTGCGCGGTGAGCACGAGGGCCTGATCGCGCCCGGCTGGCACATGAACAAGCGCCACTGGAACACGGTGACGGCCGACGGCGCACTCCCGGACCGGCTGGTCCGGGAGCTCGTCGAGGACTCGTACGACCTGGTGGTGGCCAAACTGCCGAGGGCCGAGCGGCTGCGGCTCGACCGCGCCTGA
- a CDS encoding hemolysin family protein, with product MSPQLVLGAIALVVVAWLAACAEAGLARVSSFRAEEAVRSGRRGSAKLAQVAADPTRYLNVALLVRITCEMAAAALVTYACLKEFTETWQALAAAIGVMVLVSYVAVGVSPRTIGRQHPLNTATAAAYVLLPLARIMGPVPPLLILIGNALTPGKGFRRGPFASEAELRAMVDLAEKESLIEDEERRMVHSVFELGDTLVREVMVPRTDLVVIERFKTIRQALTLALRSGFSRVPVTGESEDDVVGIVYLKDLARKTHISRDAESELVSTAMRPAAFVPDTKNAGDLLREMQQDRNHVAVVIDEYGGTAGIVTIEDILEEIVGEITDEYDRELPPVEDLGEDRYRVTARLDIGDLGELYGFEAYDDEDVETVGGLLAKALGRVPIAGASSVVELPDGRELRLTAEASAGRRNKIVTVLVEPVEAVAPADSEEGEPE from the coding sequence ATGAGCCCGCAACTGGTCCTGGGCGCCATCGCCCTCGTCGTGGTCGCCTGGCTCGCCGCCTGCGCGGAGGCCGGCCTCGCCCGCGTCTCCAGCTTCCGCGCCGAGGAGGCGGTCAGGTCCGGCCGCCGCGGCAGCGCCAAGCTCGCCCAGGTGGCCGCCGACCCGACCCGCTACCTGAACGTGGCGCTGCTGGTGCGCATCACCTGCGAGATGGCGGCCGCCGCCCTCGTCACGTACGCGTGCCTGAAGGAGTTCACCGAGACCTGGCAGGCGCTGGCCGCCGCCATCGGCGTGATGGTCCTCGTCTCGTACGTCGCGGTCGGCGTCTCGCCGCGCACCATCGGCCGCCAGCACCCCCTGAACACGGCCACGGCGGCGGCGTACGTGCTGCTGCCGCTCGCCAGGATCATGGGGCCGGTCCCGCCGCTGCTCATCCTCATCGGCAACGCGCTCACGCCCGGCAAGGGCTTCCGGCGCGGCCCGTTCGCCTCCGAGGCCGAGCTGCGCGCGATGGTCGACCTCGCCGAGAAGGAGTCGCTCATCGAGGACGAGGAGCGCCGCATGGTGCACTCCGTCTTCGAGCTGGGCGACACGCTGGTGCGCGAGGTCATGGTCCCGCGGACGGACCTGGTGGTCATCGAGCGGTTCAAGACCATCCGGCAGGCGCTCACCCTGGCCCTGCGGTCCGGTTTCTCGCGCGTTCCGGTCACCGGGGAGAGCGAGGACGACGTCGTCGGCATCGTGTACCTGAAGGACCTGGCGCGCAAGACCCACATCAGCCGGGACGCGGAGAGCGAGCTGGTGTCCACGGCGATGCGGCCCGCCGCCTTCGTCCCGGACACGAAGAACGCCGGTGACCTGCTGCGCGAGATGCAGCAGGACCGCAACCACGTCGCCGTCGTCATCGACGAGTACGGCGGCACGGCCGGCATCGTCACCATCGAGGACATCCTGGAGGAGATCGTCGGCGAGATCACCGACGAGTACGACCGGGAGCTGCCGCCCGTGGAGGACCTGGGCGAGGACCGCTACCGGGTGACCGCCCGGCTCGACATCGGTGACCTCGGCGAGCTGTACGGCTTCGAGGCGTACGACGACGAGGACGTCGAGACGGTCGGCGGACTGCTCGCCAAGGCGCTCGGCCGCGTGCCCATCGCGGGCGCCTCCTCGGTGGTCGAACTGCCCGACGGACGCGAGCTGCGGCTGACGGCCGAGGCGTCGGCCGGCCGCCGCAACAAGATCGTCACAGTGCTGGTCGAGCCCGTCGAGGCCGTCGCGCCGGCCGACTCCGAGGAGGGGGAACCGGAGTGA
- a CDS encoding cytidine deaminase yields MTDSSALDPEDRKIVTLARAARARNGVPEGAAVRDDNGRTYVAGTVALPSLRLSALRTAVAMAVASGAAGLEAAAVVGEGESLAEDDLAAVRDLGGAATPVLLAGVDGAVRSVVTAG; encoded by the coding sequence ATGACCGACAGCAGCGCGCTCGACCCCGAGGACCGCAAGATCGTCACCCTGGCCCGCGCGGCCCGGGCGCGTAACGGAGTGCCCGAGGGGGCGGCCGTACGGGACGACAACGGCCGTACGTATGTGGCGGGCACCGTCGCCCTGCCGTCGCTGCGGCTCAGCGCGCTGCGTACCGCGGTGGCCATGGCGGTGGCCTCCGGGGCGGCGGGGCTGGAGGCGGCGGCGGTGGTGGGCGAGGGGGAGTCCCTCGCGGAGGACGACCTCGCGGCGGTACGGGATCTCGGCGGGGCCGCGACGCCGGTGCTGCTCGCGGGCGTGGACGGTGCGGTGCGGTCCGTGGTGACCGCGGGCTGA
- a CDS encoding protealysin inhibitor emfourin, translating into MRIQVSRTGGFAGIGRHAEIDTSGRPDAQEWHALAERAVAAGRGTPPMGVPDGFSYEITVDGRTAYCTDPHLTEEQRKLITRVLKEGA; encoded by the coding sequence ATGCGTATTCAGGTGAGCCGCACAGGCGGCTTCGCGGGCATCGGGCGGCACGCCGAGATCGACACCTCGGGCCGCCCCGACGCCCAGGAATGGCACGCCCTGGCCGAGCGGGCGGTCGCCGCCGGCCGGGGCACGCCCCCCATGGGCGTCCCGGACGGCTTCAGCTACGAGATCACGGTCGACGGAAGGACGGCCTACTGCACGGACCCGCACCTGACGGAGGAGCAGCGGAAACTGATCACGAGGGTCCTGAAGGAGGGCGCGTAG
- a CDS encoding PhoH family protein, which yields MTQTPTAHNPAQGQSRAQFTVPPTHPMVTVLGSGDALLRVIEKAFPGTDIHVRGNEISAVGDARQVALVQRLFDEMILVLRTGQPMTEDAVERSIAMLRASENGEGDGPETPAEVLTQNILSSRGRTIRPKTLNQKRYVDAIDKHTIVFGIGPAGTGKTYLAMAKAVQALQSKQVSRIILTRPAVEAGERLGFLPGTLFDKIDPYLRPLYDALHDMLDPDSIPRLMAAGTIEVAPLAYMRGRAQPLFTNVLTPDGWRPIGDLAVGDLVIGSNGEPTPVLGVYPQGEKDIYRVTAQDGSWTLCCGEHLWTVRTASDKRRDKPWRVLETKEMIGNLRAAHARRYELPMLTGPVSLPEREIPMDPYALGLLLGDGCLTGSTTPSFATEDPELAEALEAALPGVVLRHRGGPDYVLNRIKSPGDVVTLENPVTRILRELDLLRSRSHSKFVPDDYLNNSAEVRLAVLQGLLDSDGGPVTQTDRTCRIQYSTTSILLRDDVIALVQSLGGVAYTRRRAAEGRKPGRARDRDVNHNRDAHVVDIRLPEGIEPFRLARKRDKYLAAGGGGRPMRFIDSIEPAGREEAVCIQVAAEDSLYVTQDYLLTHNTLNDAFIILDEAQNTSAEQMKMFLTRLGFDSKIVVTGDVTQVDLPSGTKSGLRQVQDILEGLDDVHFSRLTTQDVVRHKLVGRIVDAYEKYDSENGTENGTHKGARTKRK from the coding sequence ATGACGCAGACACCCACAGCTCACAACCCCGCGCAGGGGCAGTCACGAGCACAGTTCACCGTTCCCCCCACCCACCCGATGGTGACCGTGCTGGGATCCGGGGACGCCCTGCTGCGCGTGATCGAGAAGGCCTTCCCGGGGACCGACATCCATGTCCGGGGCAATGAGATCAGCGCCGTAGGCGACGCCCGTCAGGTGGCCCTCGTCCAACGCCTGTTCGACGAGATGATCCTGGTGCTCCGCACCGGACAGCCGATGACGGAGGACGCGGTGGAACGATCGATCGCGATGCTGCGGGCGAGCGAGAACGGGGAGGGTGACGGCCCGGAGACCCCGGCCGAGGTCCTCACCCAGAACATCCTGTCCTCGCGGGGCCGCACCATCCGCCCCAAGACGCTCAACCAGAAGCGGTACGTCGACGCCATCGACAAGCACACCATCGTCTTCGGCATCGGCCCCGCCGGTACGGGCAAGACCTACCTCGCCATGGCCAAGGCCGTGCAGGCCCTGCAGTCCAAGCAGGTCAGCCGCATCATCCTGACCCGCCCCGCGGTGGAGGCCGGAGAGCGGCTCGGCTTCCTGCCCGGCACGCTCTTCGACAAGATCGACCCCTACCTGCGCCCGCTGTACGACGCGCTGCACGACATGCTCGACCCGGACTCGATCCCCCGGCTGATGGCGGCGGGCACGATCGAGGTCGCACCACTGGCGTACATGCGCGGCCGCGCGCAGCCGCTCTTCACCAATGTTCTGACGCCGGACGGCTGGCGCCCCATCGGTGACCTTGCGGTCGGTGACCTGGTCATCGGCTCGAACGGCGAGCCGACCCCCGTGCTGGGCGTCTACCCGCAGGGCGAGAAGGACATCTACCGCGTCACCGCCCAGGACGGCTCCTGGACCTTGTGCTGCGGCGAGCACCTGTGGACCGTCCGGACCGCATCGGACAAGCGCCGCGACAAGCCGTGGCGGGTGCTGGAGACGAAGGAGATGATCGGCAACCTTCGCGCTGCGCACGCCCGGCGGTACGAGTTGCCCATGCTCACCGGTCCGGTCTCCCTGCCCGAGCGCGAGATCCCCATGGATCCGTACGCTTTGGGGCTTCTTCTCGGCGACGGTTGCCTGACGGGCTCCACCACGCCCTCCTTCGCGACGGAGGACCCGGAACTGGCCGAGGCACTGGAAGCCGCGCTTCCAGGGGTCGTACTACGCCACCGCGGCGGACCCGACTACGTCCTCAACCGGATCAAGAGCCCCGGCGACGTGGTCACTCTCGAGAATCCGGTCACCCGGATCCTGCGCGAGCTGGATCTGCTGCGGAGCCGTTCGCACTCCAAGTTCGTCCCCGACGACTACCTGAACAACTCCGCCGAAGTGCGACTGGCAGTCCTTCAAGGCCTGCTCGATTCGGACGGTGGCCCCGTCACCCAGACGGACCGCACGTGCCGGATCCAGTACTCGACGACATCGATCCTGCTCCGTGACGACGTCATCGCTCTGGTGCAGTCGTTGGGTGGTGTGGCCTATACCCGCCGTCGTGCCGCTGAGGGGCGCAAGCCCGGCAGGGCCAGGGACCGTGACGTCAACCACAACCGTGACGCCCACGTCGTCGACATCCGCCTCCCCGAAGGCATCGAGCCCTTCCGCCTTGCCCGCAAACGTGACAAGTACCTGGCGGCCGGAGGCGGCGGACGCCCGATGCGCTTCATCGACAGCATCGAACCCGCGGGCCGTGAGGAAGCGGTCTGCATCCAGGTCGCGGCGGAGGACTCGTTGTACGTGACGCAGGACTACCTGCTCACGCACAACACGCTCAACGACGCCTTCATCATCCTGGACGAGGCGCAGAACACCAGCGCCGAGCAGATGAAGATGTTCCTCACCCGGCTCGGCTTCGATTCGAAGATCGTGGTCACGGGTGACGTGACGCAGGTCGACCTGCCGAGCGGCACGAAGTCCGGTCTGCGGCAGGTCCAGGACATCCTGGAGGGCCTCGACGACGTCCACTTCTCGCGGCTCACGACCCAGGACGTCGTACGGCACAAGCTGGTCGGCCGTATCGTCGACGCGTACGAGAAGTACGACAGTGAGAACGGCACGGAGAACGGCACCCACAAGGGCGCCCGTACCAAACGGAAGTAG
- the ybeY gene encoding rRNA maturation RNase YbeY, producing the protein MSIDVNNESGTEVDEQAILDIARYALARMRIHPLSELSVIVVDTDAMEQLHIQWMDLPGPTDVMSFPMDELRPPTKDDDEPPQGLLGDIVLCPEVAEQQGKDAETQHSMDEELQLLTVHGVLHLLGYDHEEADEKAEMFGLQAAIVDGWRAEKGLTGPSPAPTVS; encoded by the coding sequence ATGTCGATCGACGTCAACAACGAGTCCGGAACCGAGGTCGACGAGCAGGCGATCCTCGACATCGCCCGCTACGCCCTCGCGAGGATGCGCATCCACCCGCTCTCCGAGCTCTCGGTGATCGTCGTGGACACCGACGCCATGGAGCAGCTGCACATCCAGTGGATGGACCTGCCGGGCCCCACCGATGTCATGTCGTTCCCGATGGACGAGCTGCGGCCGCCCACCAAGGACGACGACGAGCCGCCGCAGGGGCTGCTCGGCGACATCGTGCTGTGCCCGGAGGTCGCCGAACAGCAGGGCAAGGACGCCGAGACGCAGCACTCCATGGACGAGGAGCTCCAGCTCCTCACCGTCCACGGAGTGCTGCACCTGCTCGGCTACGACCACGAGGAAGCCGACGAGAAGGCCGAGATGTTCGGTCTGCAGGCGGCCATCGTGGACGGCTGGCGTGCGGAGAAGGGCCTCACCGGTCCCTCCCCGGCCCCGACCGTCTCATGA
- a CDS encoding carbohydrate kinase family protein: MTASDGKGPYRQAQFDPLAELRRCDDPPWDVYLTGTVFLDIIFTGLDSAPVRGTESWARGMGSSPGGVANMATALARLGLRTSLAAAFGDDHYGEYCWDALEQGEHIDLSASRTAPGWHSPVTVSMAYEGERTMVSHGHEPPPEEPAPDCSPRARAAVASLTPGTSAHWIAGAAARGTRIFADVGWDDTGRWDLAGLPDLRHCEAFLPNAEEAMRYTGAASPRAAAHALTEYVPLAVVTLGAEGAYAVDRRTGETAEVPAIEVEAMDPTGAGDVFVAGFVTGTLAGWPLADRLAFAGLTAALSVQEFGGSLSAPGWSEIAAWWRRVQSYDDQDPAALGRYAFLEPLLPETARTWPLRRAVPTIGFRAPV; this comes from the coding sequence GTGACCGCGTCCGACGGGAAGGGACCGTACCGACAGGCCCAGTTCGACCCGCTCGCCGAACTGCGCCGCTGCGACGACCCGCCCTGGGACGTCTACCTCACCGGCACCGTCTTCCTCGACATCATCTTCACCGGACTCGACTCCGCGCCCGTGCGCGGCACCGAGTCCTGGGCCCGCGGCATGGGCTCCAGCCCCGGCGGCGTCGCCAACATGGCGACCGCCCTGGCCCGCCTCGGCCTCAGGACGTCCCTGGCGGCGGCCTTCGGGGACGACCACTACGGGGAGTACTGCTGGGACGCCCTGGAGCAGGGCGAGCACATCGACCTCTCCGCGTCCCGCACCGCGCCCGGCTGGCACTCCCCGGTGACCGTCTCGATGGCGTACGAGGGCGAACGCACCATGGTCAGCCACGGCCACGAGCCGCCCCCGGAGGAGCCCGCCCCCGACTGCTCACCCCGTGCGCGGGCGGCCGTCGCCTCGCTGACGCCCGGCACGAGCGCGCACTGGATCGCCGGCGCCGCGGCCCGCGGCACCCGGATCTTCGCCGACGTCGGCTGGGACGACACGGGACGCTGGGACCTCGCCGGGCTGCCCGACCTGCGGCACTGCGAGGCGTTCCTGCCGAACGCGGAGGAGGCCATGCGGTACACCGGCGCCGCCAGTCCCCGCGCGGCGGCGCACGCCCTCACCGAGTACGTGCCGCTGGCCGTCGTCACGCTGGGTGCCGAAGGCGCGTACGCCGTGGACCGCCGGACCGGCGAGACCGCGGAGGTTCCGGCCATCGAGGTGGAGGCCATGGACCCGACCGGCGCCGGGGACGTCTTCGTCGCCGGGTTCGTCACGGGCACGCTGGCCGGCTGGCCGCTCGCCGACCGCCTCGCCTTCGCCGGCCTCACCGCGGCCCTCTCGGTCCAGGAGTTCGGCGGGTCGCTCTCCGCGCCCGGCTGGTCGGAGATCGCCGCCTGGTGGCGCCGCGTGCAGTCCTACGACGACCAGGACCCCGCCGCGCTCGGCCGGTACGCCTTCCTGGAACCGCTGCTCCCGGAGACCGCCCGGACGTGGCCCCTGCGACGGGCCGTACCGACGATCGGGTTCCGCGCGCCGGTGTGA
- a CDS encoding GH1 family beta-glucosidase codes for MATNATPVPPFPPGFLWGVSTSAHQIEGAADRRAPSVWDAFTAEPGRVKDGSTAEVACDHYHRYPEDVALLHDLGVDAYRFSVSWPRVDSPGGLDFYDRLVDELCAADVRPVPTLFHWDLPLALQEAGGWLRRDTAGRFAEYAARVAARLGDRVTKWITLNEPAEHTLLGHALGAHAPGGRLLFDALPVAHHQLLAHGLAVRALRAAGAGDIGIANSHGPTWPASQDPADLEAADFYDLLLNRLFADPVLLGRYPEGIVELMPGSPEEVAADLEIIGEPVDWYGINYYAPTRVGAPQGSQIEFGGLTMPAELPFSVREIAGYPVTDFGWPVVPEALTELLVDFRGRYGDRLPPVVITENGCSYEGLDDQDRITYLDGHLRALHRASEQGVDVRGYFVWSLLDNFEWAEGYARRFGLVHVDFGTLERTPKASYHWLRDVLRAQR; via the coding sequence ATGGCCACGAACGCGACGCCCGTTCCCCCGTTCCCGCCCGGCTTCCTCTGGGGGGTCTCCACCTCGGCCCACCAGATCGAGGGCGCGGCGGACCGGCGGGCCCCTTCCGTGTGGGACGCCTTCACGGCCGAACCCGGCCGGGTGAAGGACGGCTCGACGGCCGAGGTGGCCTGCGACCACTACCACCGCTATCCCGAGGACGTGGCGCTCCTGCACGACCTCGGCGTGGACGCGTACCGCTTCTCCGTCTCCTGGCCCCGGGTGGACTCGCCCGGCGGCCTGGACTTCTACGACCGGCTGGTCGACGAGCTGTGCGCGGCGGACGTACGCCCGGTCCCGACCCTCTTCCACTGGGACCTGCCCCTGGCGCTCCAGGAGGCGGGCGGCTGGCTGCGGCGGGACACGGCCGGGCGGTTCGCCGAGTACGCGGCCCGGGTGGCCGCCCGGCTCGGCGACCGGGTCACCAAGTGGATCACCCTCAACGAGCCCGCCGAGCACACCCTGCTGGGCCACGCCCTGGGCGCGCACGCACCGGGCGGCCGGCTCCTCTTCGACGCCCTGCCGGTGGCCCACCACCAGCTGCTGGCCCACGGCCTCGCCGTACGGGCGCTGCGCGCGGCCGGGGCCGGGGACATCGGCATCGCCAACTCGCACGGCCCGACCTGGCCCGCCTCCCAGGACCCCGCGGACCTGGAGGCGGCCGATTTCTACGACCTGCTCCTCAACCGGCTGTTCGCGGACCCGGTGCTGCTGGGGCGGTACCCGGAGGGCATCGTCGAACTGATGCCGGGCAGCCCCGAGGAGGTCGCCGCCGACCTGGAGATCATCGGGGAGCCGGTCGACTGGTACGGAATCAACTACTACGCGCCGACCAGGGTGGGCGCGCCGCAGGGTTCGCAGATCGAGTTCGGCGGACTGACCATGCCCGCCGAACTCCCTTTCTCCGTACGGGAGATAGCGGGCTACCCGGTCACGGACTTCGGCTGGCCGGTGGTGCCGGAGGCCCTCACCGAACTGCTGGTGGACTTCCGCGGACGGTACGGCGACCGGCTCCCGCCCGTCGTGATCACGGAGAACGGCTGCTCGTACGAGGGACTGGACGACCAGGACCGGATCACGTACCTGGACGGGCACCTGCGGGCCCTGCACCGGGCGTCGGAGCAGGGCGTGGATGTCCGCGGGTACTTCGTGTGGTCGCTCCTCGACAACTTCGAGTGGGCCGAGGGGTACGCACGCCGCTTCGGCCTGGTGCACGTCGACTTCGGGACACTGGAACGGACCCCGAAGGCGTCCTACCACTGGCTGCGGGACGTGCTGCGAGCTCAGCGGTGA
- the era gene encoding GTPase Era, protein MGAMSVRTQSPEPPESSESSSGAPHRAGFACFVGRPNAGKSTLTNALVGQKVAITANQPQTTRHTVRGIVHRADAQLILVDTPGLHKPRTLLGERLNDVVRTTWAEVDVIGFCLPANEKLGPGDRFIAKELASIKKTPKIAIVTKTDLVDSKTLAEQLIAIDQLGKELGFEWAEIVPVSAVADEQVDLLADLLVPLIPEGPALYPEGDLTDEPEQVMVAELIREAALEGVRDELPHSIAVVVEEMLPREDRPADRPLLDIHAFVYIERPSQKGIVIGPKGKRLKEVGIKSRKQIEALLGTPVFLDLHVKVAKDWQRDPRQLRKLGF, encoded by the coding sequence ATGGGCGCCATGAGCGTTCGTACCCAGTCACCCGAGCCGCCGGAATCCTCGGAATCATCCTCGGGGGCACCCCACCGCGCCGGCTTCGCCTGCTTCGTGGGCCGCCCCAACGCGGGCAAGTCCACCCTCACGAATGCTCTGGTCGGCCAGAAGGTGGCGATCACCGCGAACCAGCCGCAGACCACGCGGCACACGGTGCGCGGCATCGTGCACCGGGCCGACGCCCAACTGATCCTGGTGGACACCCCGGGGCTGCACAAACCGCGCACGCTCCTCGGCGAGCGGCTCAACGACGTCGTCCGCACGACGTGGGCCGAGGTCGACGTGATCGGTTTCTGCCTGCCCGCGAACGAGAAGCTCGGTCCCGGCGACCGCTTCATCGCGAAGGAACTGGCGTCCATCAAGAAGACGCCGAAGATCGCGATCGTCACGAAGACCGACCTGGTGGACAGCAAGACGCTCGCCGAGCAGCTCATCGCCATCGACCAGCTCGGCAAGGAGCTCGGCTTCGAGTGGGCCGAGATCGTGCCCGTGTCGGCGGTCGCCGACGAGCAGGTGGACCTGCTGGCGGACCTGCTCGTGCCGCTCATCCCCGAGGGCCCGGCCCTCTACCCCGAGGGCGACCTCACGGACGAGCCCGAGCAGGTCATGGTGGCCGAGCTGATCCGGGAGGCCGCGCTGGAGGGCGTGCGGGACGAGCTGCCGCACTCCATCGCCGTCGTCGTCGAGGAGATGCTGCCGCGCGAGGACCGGCCCGCGGACCGGCCGCTGCTCGACATCCACGCCTTCGTCTACATCGAGCGGCCCAGCCAGAAGGGCATCGTCATCGGCCCCAAGGGCAAGCGGCTGAAGGAGGTCGGGATCAAGTCGCGCAAGCAGATCGAGGCGCTGCTGGGGACTCCGGTCTTCCTGGACCTGCATGTGAAGGTGGCGAAGGACTGGCAGCGGGACCCCCGCCAGCTGCGCAAGCTCGGTTTCTGA
- a CDS encoding P-II family nitrogen regulator, translating to MKLITAIVKPHRLDEVKTVLREIGVHGLTVTEASGYGRQRGHTEVYRGAEYQVDLVPKVRIEVVVGDADAESVTEAIVRAARTGKIGDGKVWTVPVETVVRVRTGERGPDAL from the coding sequence ATGAAGCTCATCACCGCGATCGTCAAGCCGCACCGCCTCGACGAGGTCAAGACCGTACTGCGGGAGATCGGTGTGCACGGGCTGACCGTCACCGAGGCCAGCGGTTACGGGCGCCAGCGCGGCCACACCGAGGTGTACCGGGGCGCCGAGTACCAGGTCGACCTCGTACCGAAGGTCCGTATCGAGGTCGTCGTCGGGGACGCGGACGCCGAATCCGTCACCGAGGCGATCGTGCGGGCCGCGCGGACGGGGAAGATCGGCGACGGGAAGGTGTGGACCGTGCCGGTGGAGACGGTGGTCCGGGTACGGACCGGTGAGCGCGGCCCCGACGCCCTCTGA